In Neoarius graeffei isolate fNeoGra1 chromosome 9, fNeoGra1.pri, whole genome shotgun sequence, one genomic interval encodes:
- the wu:fc50b12 gene encoding p53-induced death domain-containing protein 1, whose amino-acid sequence MDQQVLEARNRVDKMPSKAQEDAVINMKSIQDLSKQLGFEWPILAYELGFTRTEVRQFHATSMEKRDQAKSMLESWYERSWDKPNKTKVLQDGLERAGRRDLAERLRCLHWGHQKLSRRVELPSAFPFLITVQKTIKNKEGLRRINELNRSYT is encoded by the exons ATGGATCAGCAGGTTCTGGAAGCAAGGAACCGTGTGGACAAAATGCCAAGTAAAGCTCAAGAG GATGCTGTGATCAACATGAAGTCTATACAGGACCTCTCAAAACAGCTGGGCTTTGAATGGCCGATTCTTGCATATGAACTGGGTTTCACAAGAACTGAAGTCAGGCAGTTTCATGCCACATCGATGGAGAAGAGGGATCAGGCCAAGAGCATGCTGGAATCCTG GTATGAGAGGTCTTGGGATAAGCCTAATAAGACTAAAGTGCTGCAGGATGGACTGGAGCGTGCTGGCCGGAGAGAcctggctgagaggctgcgctgtCTTCACTGGGGCCACCAGAAACTCAGCCGCAGAGTCGAGTTGCCCTCTGCCTTCCCCTTTCTCATAACTGTCCAAAAGACTATAAAAAACAAGGAAGGCCTGAGAAGAATTAATGAGCTTAATCGCAGTTACACCTAA